In the genome of Notamacropus eugenii isolate mMacEug1 chromosome 5, mMacEug1.pri_v2, whole genome shotgun sequence, one region contains:
- the LOC140508844 gene encoding olfactory receptor 52I2-like, giving the protein MLASPCNQTSDNSFTLLGIPGLEGSHLWLAAPLSFMYIVGLVGNTLILTVICIEPTLHEPMYYFLCILAAVDIIMATSVAPKMLSIFWSGDNAITFTACFVQMYVVHAATAVETGLLLGMAFDRYVAICKPLHYQTILTRKMLLGIGLAIMVRAILSMTPLSWMMLQLPFCGSHIVPHSYCEHMAVAKLACADYMPSSLYSLISSSIIVGSDVSFIATSYSLILQAVFRLSSRDAQLKALSTCGSHVGVMVLYYLPGLISHYVEWFGQGVVPLHTQVLLADFYLVIPPTLNPIIYGLRTKQILQRVLGVIGNSWCIVSKLK; this is encoded by the coding sequence ATGCTGGCATCACCTTGCAACCAGACATCAGATAATTCTTTCACCCTTTTGGGCATCCCAGGACTGGAGGGGTCACACCTCTGGCTGGCAGCCCCATTGAGTTTTATGTATATTGTGGGCCTTGTAGGGAACACTCTGATTCTGACTGTGATCTGCATTGAACCTACTCTGCATGAGCCCATGTACTACTTCCTGTGCATTCTGGCAGCTGTTGATATCATCATGGCCACCTCTGTTGCTCCCAAGATGTTGAGCATCTTTTGGTCAGGTGACAATGCCATCACATTCACTGCCTGCTTTGTTCAGATGTATGTGGTCCATGCAGCCACAGCTGTTGAGACAGGCCTGTTGTTAGGCATGGCTTTTGATCGCTATGTGGCCATCTGCAAACCTCTGCACTACCAAACCATCCTCACACGCAAGATGTTGTTGGGGATTGGCCTAGCTATCATGGTGAGAGCTATTCTGTCCATGACTCCGCTGAGCTGGATGATGCTTCAACTGCCATTTTGTGGCTCCCACATTGTCCCCCATTCCTACTGTGAGCACATGGCTGTGGCCAAGTTGGCATGTGCTGATTATATGCCCAGCAGCCTTTATAGTCTGATTAGTTCCTCTATCATTGTGGGTTCTGATGTGTCCTTTATTGCCACCTCCTACAGCCTGATTCTTCAGGCAGTGTTTAGACTTTCTTCTAGGGATGCCCAACTCAAGGCTCTCAGCACCTGTGGTTCCCATGTAGGAGTCATGGTGCTCTACTATCTTCCTGGGTTGATATCCCATTATGTGGAGTGGTTTGGGCAGGGTGTAGTGCCTCTGCACACCCAGGTGTTACTTGCAGATTTTTATTTGGTCATTCCACCCACCTTGAACCCTATCATCTATGGCCTGAGGACCAAGCAGATCCTACAGCGAGTGTTAGGTGTGATAGGGAACAGCTGGTGCATTGTGTCAAAGCTCAAATAG